A portion of the Edaphobacter lichenicola genome contains these proteins:
- a CDS encoding GNAT family N-acetyltransferase: MIFVLATTADIDELVLFVNSAYRGKSAELGWASEGKLVSGQRIDSEMLAEVLSAGDTILLMRDQIAGPLAGCVSIKPTDDRSIWYLSMLAIDPQRQAEGLGRILLSEAEARIRDQGATRVKITVIWVRQALLEWYERRGYQRNGHTEPFPYGNERIGVPLRDDLYFVELEKSLVLASGQ, translated from the coding sequence ATGATCTTCGTTCTAGCAACAACTGCTGATATCGATGAACTTGTCCTATTCGTCAACAGCGCCTACCGTGGCAAAAGCGCCGAGCTTGGCTGGGCAAGCGAAGGCAAGCTGGTATCAGGGCAGAGAATTGATTCGGAGATGCTTGCCGAAGTGCTTTCCGCAGGTGACACCATCCTGCTGATGCGAGATCAGATCGCCGGCCCGCTCGCGGGGTGTGTATCGATCAAACCCACAGATGACCGATCGATCTGGTACCTCTCCATGCTAGCCATCGATCCGCAGCGCCAAGCCGAAGGTTTAGGCCGCATCCTTTTATCCGAAGCCGAAGCCCGAATCAGGGATCAAGGGGCTACGCGAGTAAAGATTACAGTCATCTGGGTGCGTCAAGCCCTCCTGGAATGGTATGAACGCCGTGGGTATCAACGTAACGGCCACACTGAACCTTTTCCATATGGGAATGAGCGCATCGGTGTGCCTCTCCGCGACGATCTCTACTTTGTGGAATTGGAAAAATCGTTGGTTCTAGCTTCTGGTCAGTAA
- a CDS encoding metallophosphoesterase family protein, whose amino-acid sequence MMNRRQFGALAGASLGNLLTQRLWAEQVRATASPDKFYFALVADTHIIDNFYVKGGENSVEDNESILLTTPRLISARDLINSLNPAIEQVFLVGDYFHNYPSTDYDFYFQNTTRLDNAKAITNGFKMPVHLGFGNHDYDVHRVSREMSHRLFEAKFNTKPYSVLDYKGYKFIHLNNFLGSTQDHTSPDFNPGIGSLGEVQLHWFEAQLQQHKPTFVFIHYPLIQEKPAEFADYGLLPLLRKHQDTIQLVVSGHVHKWIDYAHNYGPQHYTMAATRYDPNAYMLMEVDTKRATWRFMNIDLVEWSTHYSKPYHSI is encoded by the coding sequence ATGATGAACCGCAGACAGTTCGGAGCCCTCGCTGGCGCATCACTCGGCAACCTGCTCACCCAGAGACTTTGGGCTGAGCAGGTCCGGGCGACCGCTTCACCCGACAAGTTCTACTTCGCACTCGTTGCTGATACGCACATCATCGACAACTTCTATGTCAAAGGTGGCGAGAACAGCGTCGAAGACAACGAGAGCATCCTTCTGACCACACCTCGGTTGATCTCGGCCCGCGATCTCATCAACTCCCTCAACCCAGCCATCGAACAGGTTTTTCTCGTCGGCGACTACTTTCACAACTATCCCTCCACCGACTACGACTTCTACTTTCAGAACACGACTCGCCTCGACAACGCCAAAGCAATTACGAACGGCTTCAAAATGCCGGTGCACCTCGGATTTGGAAATCACGACTATGATGTTCATCGCGTCTCTCGCGAGATGAGCCACCGGCTTTTCGAGGCTAAGTTCAATACCAAGCCCTACTCCGTCCTCGACTACAAAGGCTATAAATTTATTCACTTGAACAATTTTCTCGGCAGCACCCAGGACCACACCTCACCCGACTTCAATCCTGGTATCGGCTCTCTTGGTGAAGTGCAGCTGCACTGGTTTGAGGCACAACTGCAGCAACACAAACCCACGTTTGTCTTTATCCACTATCCGCTCATCCAGGAGAAGCCGGCAGAGTTTGCTGATTACGGACTCTTGCCGCTTCTTCGTAAGCATCAGGACACGATTCAACTTGTCGTCTCCGGCCACGTCCACAAGTGGATCGACTACGCGCACAACTACGGGCCACAGCACTACACGATGGCTGCTACACGGTACGACCCCAACGCCTACATGCTGATGGAAGTCGACACCAAACGTGCAACATGGCGCTTCATGAACATCGACCTCGTTGAGTGGTCCACGCACTACAGCAAACCCTACCACTCAATCTGA
- a CDS encoding TonB-dependent receptor, with amino-acid sequence MKRVLWLAAVVCILIVNSVPLFAQFETASVLGYVRDSSGAALANATVSLVNQDTKSVVTAKSNDQGGYEFTDVKVGEYKVTAQADGFDLSATQTFQVTVNARQRVDVALKIGSANQTVTVTDAAELLETESSERGQVIGTREVENLPLNGRAYADLAALVPGVRRSLLENTTDSSRDASFNVNGQRSEFNNFLLDGLDNNAYGTSNQGFSNQAIPPSPDAISEFRVETDNYSAEYGRSAGAVINVSIRSGTNQFHGKAYDYIRNTVFNAIGPFTAPSNPLTKAPEKPVLLRNQFGGTFGGPIWKDHTFFFGDYEGTRQVVHTILQATVPTVDQNGTSALAVANGGYTFLTSSNTPVPLINPLTGQNYANGVIPFNDPSVTAFAKGVLSALPEPNVPGGPFANNYASQPSDTINNDKFDVRVDQTFNQRNTAFVRYSQNQGKIVSPPNIQGPAGGNSNGNVNIFNQQIAGGVTHIFNQNSILDARFAFTRTDGGKSPYGANLPSLMAGISGLPTNPLVVRSLNVQSVNQYSQFGNQGSNPQFQNPYIFNPKANYTFIHGRSTYKVGYEYQAIFTTIDDFNPVYGQDTYNGSFSFDGVGGNQTSTALSKADAGTKEAVALADFIFGARDTYQLNNFVNVHLNQRMHNLYFQDDIRLNSRLTVNAGLRYELVTPQWESNNLLANYDPATQSLITASHGSIYNRALVNMPKLDFAPRFGLAYSLDSKTVVRAGYGLGYAQFNREGGENLLSYNLPAIVNTNIVQAPKFALTSIITQPAQTTCTASQAGASFNSVAPSPCFRTTSQGYPTGFASPANVTAASNLSTEARYIPKNLPTGYVQSYHLTLQRQIGNDTTFEVSYVGEHGVKIQVLADLNQSEANPVTATCNASGTPGSTSGCLSVAARRPIQTFTTIEETLPDGFLTYNGLQTKLEHRTGHGLYLLNSFTWSRAQDNAEGHLEEVSGDSGRINLANPLGDRGPSGYNQPLNEVLSLVYDLPFGKGRMFGSSAPRLMQEALGGWQITAINSASSGLPVNITYSPNSAQSVSTILVQRPNQISNNVVIPKKQRMKVGGNQDSIALNSAAFAIPDDNHPYGNVGRNSVRFDPFYQLDMGLHKQFALRPEGISFDFRAEAFNLLNQTNYAYPQGGVGSSSFGVVAAATTFPARILQFAGKIIF; translated from the coding sequence GTGAAGCGTGTTTTATGGTTGGCAGCAGTGGTCTGTATCCTGATCGTTAATTCCGTGCCTTTGTTCGCGCAGTTTGAAACCGCCTCCGTTCTGGGGTATGTGCGGGATAGCTCCGGGGCAGCGTTAGCGAACGCAACAGTTTCTCTCGTCAACCAGGATACGAAGTCGGTTGTGACAGCGAAGTCGAACGACCAGGGCGGTTATGAGTTTACCGACGTGAAGGTTGGCGAATATAAAGTTACAGCGCAGGCTGATGGCTTCGACCTCAGCGCCACGCAAACGTTCCAAGTTACAGTCAATGCGCGCCAACGTGTCGATGTGGCACTTAAGATTGGCTCAGCGAACCAAACCGTAACAGTTACCGATGCCGCCGAGCTCCTTGAGACGGAATCCAGCGAGCGCGGACAGGTAATCGGAACTCGAGAGGTGGAGAATCTTCCTCTCAACGGCCGCGCCTATGCGGATCTTGCGGCCCTCGTCCCGGGTGTTCGCCGGAGCCTTCTGGAGAACACGACCGACAGCAGCCGTGACGCCAGCTTTAACGTCAACGGCCAGCGCAGCGAATTCAACAACTTCCTGCTCGATGGGCTGGACAACAACGCATACGGTACCTCGAACCAGGGCTTTTCAAACCAGGCCATTCCTCCCTCTCCTGACGCCATCTCCGAGTTCCGCGTAGAGACAGACAACTACAGCGCAGAGTATGGCCGGTCCGCTGGCGCGGTAATCAACGTCAGCATTCGCAGCGGCACCAACCAGTTTCACGGCAAGGCTTACGACTACATTCGCAACACCGTCTTCAACGCCATTGGACCATTCACTGCACCCTCGAATCCGCTTACCAAAGCTCCCGAAAAGCCGGTCCTTCTCCGCAATCAGTTCGGCGGAACTTTTGGTGGCCCCATCTGGAAAGATCACACATTCTTCTTTGGCGACTATGAAGGAACGCGTCAAGTCGTCCACACCATTCTGCAAGCTACTGTTCCGACGGTAGACCAGAACGGAACCAGTGCACTCGCCGTTGCAAATGGCGGCTACACGTTCCTTACTTCTTCAAACACCCCTGTCCCTCTCATCAATCCGCTCACAGGTCAGAACTATGCAAATGGCGTGATCCCTTTCAACGATCCTTCTGTTACCGCCTTCGCCAAAGGCGTTCTTAGTGCGCTCCCTGAGCCAAACGTTCCCGGTGGCCCCTTCGCCAATAACTATGCGTCTCAGCCATCTGACACGATCAACAATGATAAGTTTGACGTTCGCGTCGATCAGACCTTCAACCAGCGCAACACAGCCTTCGTCCGCTACAGTCAGAACCAAGGCAAGATCGTATCGCCACCCAACATTCAAGGACCTGCAGGCGGCAACAGCAATGGTAACGTTAACATCTTCAATCAACAGATTGCGGGTGGCGTGACGCACATCTTCAATCAGAATTCGATCCTCGACGCACGCTTCGCCTTCACTCGCACCGATGGCGGGAAAAGCCCGTATGGAGCGAATCTGCCAAGCCTGATGGCCGGCATATCTGGTCTTCCGACCAACCCGCTGGTCGTTCGCAGTCTCAATGTCCAAAGCGTCAATCAGTATTCTCAGTTCGGCAATCAGGGCAGCAACCCCCAGTTTCAGAATCCCTACATCTTCAATCCCAAGGCCAACTACACCTTTATTCACGGACGCAGCACCTATAAGGTGGGATATGAATATCAGGCAATCTTTACCACCATTGACGACTTCAACCCAGTCTACGGTCAGGACACATACAACGGCAGCTTTAGCTTCGACGGAGTTGGGGGTAATCAGACCTCGACCGCTTTAAGTAAGGCCGATGCCGGAACCAAAGAGGCCGTCGCGCTGGCTGACTTCATCTTCGGCGCGCGTGACACCTACCAACTCAATAACTTCGTCAACGTCCATCTCAACCAGCGCATGCATAACCTCTACTTTCAGGACGATATTCGGCTAAACTCCCGGCTTACCGTCAATGCAGGTCTGCGGTATGAACTTGTGACGCCGCAGTGGGAGTCGAACAATCTGCTCGCCAACTACGATCCGGCAACGCAGTCTCTCATCACAGCAAGCCATGGCTCTATCTACAATCGCGCGCTGGTCAACATGCCTAAGCTCGACTTCGCGCCACGCTTTGGGCTTGCTTACTCACTTGATTCTAAGACCGTCGTTCGTGCTGGTTACGGCCTCGGTTATGCTCAGTTCAACCGTGAGGGTGGAGAAAACCTGCTTTCCTATAATCTTCCCGCTATCGTAAACACCAACATCGTCCAGGCCCCGAAGTTCGCGCTGACCAGTATTATCACGCAGCCCGCCCAGACTACGTGTACTGCAAGCCAAGCAGGCGCTTCTTTCAACTCGGTAGCCCCGAGCCCCTGTTTCCGAACCACTTCGCAGGGTTATCCAACAGGCTTTGCTAGCCCCGCCAACGTGACTGCGGCCAGCAACCTCAGCACCGAGGCTCGCTACATTCCCAAGAATCTGCCTACAGGTTATGTCCAGAGCTATCACCTCACTCTTCAACGTCAGATCGGCAATGACACTACCTTTGAGGTCTCCTACGTCGGAGAGCACGGTGTCAAAATTCAGGTGCTCGCTGACCTCAACCAGTCCGAAGCCAACCCTGTCACAGCCACCTGCAATGCAAGCGGCACACCGGGCAGCACATCAGGCTGCCTCAGCGTGGCCGCACGTCGTCCTATCCAAACCTTCACCACCATCGAGGAGACCCTTCCTGATGGCTTCCTCACCTATAACGGTCTTCAGACCAAGCTTGAACACAGGACCGGACACGGCCTCTACTTGCTGAATTCCTTCACCTGGTCACGCGCACAGGACAACGCCGAAGGCCACCTCGAAGAGGTGTCGGGAGATAGCGGACGCATCAACCTGGCCAATCCGTTGGGTGATCGCGGCCCCTCCGGCTATAACCAACCCTTGAACGAGGTTCTCTCACTCGTCTACGACCTGCCCTTCGGCAAGGGTCGAATGTTTGGCAGTAGCGCTCCACGCCTCATGCAGGAAGCTCTAGGTGGATGGCAGATTACTGCCATCAACAGCGCGAGCAGCGGCCTCCCGGTCAACATAACCTACTCTCCAAACAGCGCTCAGTCGGTTAGCACCATTCTGGTTCAACGGCCTAACCAGATATCAAACAATGTAGTCATTCCTAAGAAGCAGCGCATGAAGGTAGGAGGCAACCAGGATAGTATTGCCCTCAACAGCGCGGCGTTCGCCATTCCGGATGACAACCACCCCTACGGCAATGTCGGCCGTAACTCCGTCCGCTTCGACCCCTTCTACCAGCTCGACATGGGCCTGCACAAACAGTTTGCCCTTCGCCCCGAGGGCATATCGTTCGACTTCCGAGCCGAGGCCTTCAACCTTCTCAACCAGACCAACTACGCTTACCCGCAGGGCGGCGTCGGTTCCAGTAGCTTTGGTGTTGTTGCTGCCGCAACTACCTTCCCGGCGCGTATCCTGCAGTTCGCCGGAAAGATCATCTTCTAA
- a CDS encoding c-type cytochrome, whose translation MRHAVTTSRLILLSLLSSVLLGCSARPPSRFEIRIAYWTKRHITVRGKSDINPVPATAENIEDGKQAFTSYCMVCHGLDGQNTGVPFAASVSPPVPSLASTEVQTYTDGQLKWIIKNGIYPSGMPPSAGDFSDDDMWRMVLYIRHLPKAGSLGEPAVYSGATK comes from the coding sequence ATGAGACACGCGGTCACCACCTCACGACTAATCTTGCTCTCTCTCCTGTCGAGCGTACTGTTGGGTTGCAGCGCCAGGCCGCCCTCGCGCTTTGAAATCAGGATCGCCTACTGGACCAAACGTCACATCACGGTCCGCGGCAAGAGCGACATCAACCCCGTTCCTGCAACCGCTGAGAATATCGAAGACGGCAAGCAGGCCTTCACCTCGTATTGCATGGTGTGCCACGGCCTCGACGGTCAGAACACAGGCGTACCCTTCGCCGCGTCAGTCTCGCCACCAGTTCCTTCGCTTGCCAGCACCGAGGTGCAGACCTATACCGACGGTCAACTGAAGTGGATCATCAAAAACGGCATCTATCCTTCGGGCATGCCTCCTTCGGCTGGCGATTTCTCCGATGACGATATGTGGCGCATGGTTCTTTACATCCGTCATCTTCCGAAAGCTGGCAGCTTGGGTGAACCTGCCGTCTATAGTGGGGCCACAAAATAG
- a CDS encoding ATP-binding cassette domain-containing protein yields the protein MATSEGLMVEARGLVKEYNSGRRVVENVSFTIRRGETLGLVGESGSGKSTVARMLLRLVEPTTGEVLYGERNLLAMSLREMREIRRRMQIVFQDPYAALNPRMRVRDILAEPFMIHDERPVEGLAARLAEMLLTVGLDSSALDRFPHEFSGGQRQRINIARALALKPEFVVLDEPVSALDVSVGAQVVNLLRDLQQAYGLTYLFISHSMPLVRYLCDRVAVMQRGRLVELGECEQVCSTPRDVYTQRLIAATPEMPTAD from the coding sequence ATGGCAACGAGCGAGGGGCTAATGGTGGAAGCCCGGGGGCTGGTAAAGGAGTACAACTCTGGGCGGCGCGTTGTGGAGAATGTTTCGTTCACGATTCGACGGGGAGAGACGCTGGGGCTAGTTGGGGAGTCGGGTTCGGGAAAGAGCACTGTGGCGCGGATGCTCTTGCGACTCGTGGAGCCAACAACGGGTGAAGTTCTGTATGGGGAACGGAATCTGCTGGCGATGAGCCTGCGTGAGATGCGAGAGATCCGGCGACGTATGCAGATTGTCTTTCAAGACCCATATGCGGCGCTGAATCCGCGCATGCGTGTGCGGGATATTCTGGCAGAGCCGTTCATGATTCATGACGAAAGGCCGGTGGAAGGACTGGCAGCGCGGCTAGCGGAGATGCTGCTCACGGTCGGGCTGGATAGCTCAGCCCTGGACCGCTTTCCGCATGAGTTTAGCGGAGGGCAACGGCAGAGAATCAATATTGCTCGCGCGTTGGCGCTAAAACCCGAATTCGTGGTGTTGGATGAACCGGTGAGCGCGCTGGATGTCAGTGTCGGGGCGCAGGTGGTGAATCTACTCCGAGATTTGCAGCAGGCGTATGGACTGACCTATTTGTTCATCTCGCACTCTATGCCACTGGTGAGATATCTGTGCGACCGCGTAGCCGTGATGCAGCGTGGGCGACTGGTGGAGTTGGGCGAGTGTGAACAGGTCTGCAGCACTCCACGGGATGTGTACACGCAGCGACTTATTGCGGCAACTCCGGAGATGCCCACTGCAGATTGA
- the gyrB gene encoding DNA topoisomerase (ATP-hydrolyzing) subunit B: MASTATPTEGALLELEAGAIKDVSTKGKEGGGYSAENITVLEGLAAVRLRPAMYIGSTGEQGLHHLVYEVVDNSVDEALGGHATKIDVTIHVDNSITVVDDGRGIPVDDKVINGEKMPAVQVVLTMLHAGGKFDASNYKVSGGLHGVGVSCVNALSEEFDVEIWRDGHAWEQDYSKGAPTSKLRKMGASTRKGTKVHFLPDKSIFTVTEFNYDTLAQRLRELAFLNKGLEIHLTDQRTTDSKTGEYKHQEFKYIGGIAEFIKHLNKGKAVLHDKPIYMEAERDNVAMEIALQYNDAYSETVFTFANNINTVDGGTHLSGFKTALTRTINAAGQSLGLFKDVKENLSGDDVREGLVVVISVKLSQPQFEGQTKGKLNSDIAGTVQAFVNERLGAFLEQNPQVAKKIINKAIDAARAREAARKARDLTRRKGALDGGGLPGKLADCSERQPDRCELYLVEGESAGGTAKQGRDRKFQAILPLKGKILNVEKARYDKMLGHEEIRAMITALGCGIGKDDFDASKLRYGKLILMTDADVDGSHIRTLLLTFFFRHMTELIKRGHVYIAQPPLYRIKKGKFEQYIKDDREYVSVMVKRASDGMVIRYGKDGGRLEGAALTKYMGQLNDYLGFFDKVQKRLRNDDVTQAFAELFAHEGKDSVRRVDFETPAKVEAMRQRLVAMQKTYQFKNVGDVVMDEEHRSYSVSYTDAQGAVRTIDWALASAPESRQMLAKHAQIKEQLVAPFFIEYATKTKAQAAAEAEEDAEEIASEEGVAETASAPGTVAEIKPGKRASKASQDPVEKKTARDVFEYVIEQGKKEYQVQRYKGLGEMTAPQLWETTMDPERRTLLQVKLEDIAACEEIFTTLMGEDVESRRKFIEENALDVKNLDI; the protein is encoded by the coding sequence ATGGCATCGACTGCAACCCCCACCGAAGGTGCTCTTTTAGAGCTTGAAGCTGGCGCAATTAAGGATGTCTCCACCAAGGGAAAAGAGGGTGGCGGCTACTCGGCTGAGAACATTACCGTCCTGGAGGGCCTGGCGGCGGTGCGGCTGAGGCCGGCGATGTACATCGGCTCGACCGGTGAGCAGGGGTTGCATCACCTGGTGTATGAGGTGGTCGATAACTCGGTCGACGAGGCGCTGGGTGGTCATGCGACCAAGATCGACGTGACGATTCATGTCGATAATTCGATCACTGTGGTCGATGACGGTCGCGGTATTCCAGTCGACGACAAGGTGATTAACGGCGAGAAGATGCCGGCGGTGCAGGTTGTGCTGACTATGCTGCACGCGGGCGGTAAGTTCGATGCTTCGAACTATAAAGTTTCGGGCGGTCTGCATGGCGTCGGTGTGAGCTGCGTCAATGCTCTGAGTGAAGAGTTCGACGTCGAGATCTGGCGTGATGGACACGCATGGGAGCAGGACTACTCCAAGGGCGCGCCGACAAGCAAGCTGCGCAAGATGGGTGCTTCGACGCGCAAGGGCACGAAGGTTCACTTCTTGCCAGACAAGTCGATCTTTACTGTGACGGAGTTCAACTACGACACCCTGGCGCAACGGTTGCGTGAGCTCGCGTTTTTGAACAAAGGGCTGGAGATTCATCTGACGGACCAGCGCACGACGGACTCTAAGACCGGAGAGTACAAGCACCAGGAGTTCAAGTACATCGGTGGCATTGCAGAGTTCATCAAGCACCTGAACAAGGGCAAGGCCGTGCTGCATGACAAACCGATCTACATGGAGGCCGAGCGCGATAACGTGGCCATGGAGATTGCGCTGCAGTATAACGACGCCTACTCCGAGACGGTGTTTACGTTTGCGAACAATATCAACACTGTGGATGGTGGAACGCATCTTTCGGGGTTCAAAACGGCGCTGACCAGAACGATCAATGCGGCGGGACAGTCGCTAGGATTGTTCAAGGACGTAAAAGAGAACCTGAGCGGGGACGATGTGCGCGAGGGGCTGGTGGTCGTGATCAGCGTGAAGCTGAGCCAGCCGCAGTTTGAAGGACAGACGAAGGGCAAGCTTAACTCCGATATCGCAGGCACTGTACAGGCGTTCGTGAATGAGCGGCTGGGGGCGTTCCTGGAGCAGAATCCGCAGGTCGCAAAAAAGATCATCAATAAAGCTATCGATGCGGCGCGGGCGCGTGAGGCTGCGCGCAAGGCTCGCGATCTGACTCGGCGTAAAGGCGCGCTGGATGGCGGTGGATTGCCGGGTAAGCTAGCGGACTGCTCAGAGCGGCAGCCGGATCGTTGCGAGCTTTATCTGGTCGAAGGAGAGAGCGCGGGTGGCACAGCCAAGCAGGGACGCGACCGTAAGTTCCAGGCGATTCTACCGTTGAAAGGTAAGATCCTCAACGTCGAGAAGGCTCGTTACGACAAGATGCTGGGCCACGAAGAAATTCGCGCCATGATCACAGCCCTCGGTTGCGGCATTGGGAAAGACGACTTCGACGCCAGCAAACTTCGCTACGGCAAGCTCATTCTGATGACCGATGCTGACGTCGACGGATCGCACATCCGCACGCTGCTGCTGACTTTCTTTTTCCGGCATATGACAGAGTTGATCAAGCGCGGTCATGTCTATATTGCGCAGCCGCCGTTGTATCGGATCAAGAAGGGCAAGTTCGAGCAGTACATCAAGGATGATCGCGAGTACGTGAGCGTCATGGTGAAGCGTGCTTCGGATGGGATGGTGATTCGTTACGGCAAGGACGGCGGGAGGCTTGAAGGTGCCGCTCTAACAAAGTACATGGGGCAGTTGAACGACTATCTTGGCTTCTTCGATAAGGTGCAGAAGCGGTTGCGGAATGACGATGTGACGCAGGCGTTTGCGGAGCTGTTTGCGCATGAGGGTAAAGACTCGGTGCGGCGCGTAGATTTTGAGACGCCCGCGAAGGTAGAGGCAATGCGCCAGCGGCTGGTGGCGATGCAGAAGACCTACCAGTTCAAAAACGTCGGCGATGTTGTGATGGATGAGGAGCACAGGAGCTACTCGGTGAGCTATACAGATGCTCAGGGTGCAGTAAGAACGATCGACTGGGCGCTGGCTTCGGCTCCGGAGAGCCGTCAGATGCTGGCAAAGCATGCGCAGATCAAAGAACAGTTGGTTGCGCCGTTCTTCATCGAATATGCGACGAAGACCAAGGCTCAGGCTGCTGCTGAGGCCGAAGAAGATGCCGAGGAGATCGCTTCGGAAGAGGGCGTTGCCGAGACTGCCTCAGCACCTGGAACGGTCGCAGAGATCAAGCCAGGTAAGAGAGCGAGCAAAGCTTCGCAGGATCCGGTGGAGAAGAAGACGGCACGCGATGTGTTCGAGTATGTGATCGAACAGGGCAAAAAAGAGTACCAGGTGCAACGCTATAAGGGGCTGGGCGAGATGACAGCACCACAACTCTGGGAGACGACGATGGATCCGGAGCGGCGCACGCTGCTTCAGGTGAAGCTTGAAGATATTGCAGCCTGTGAAGAGATCTTTACCACGCTGATGGGTGAGGATGTCGAGAGCCGAAGAAAGTTCATTGAAGAGAATGCGCTGGATGTGAAAAACCTAGATATCTAG
- the rpmI gene encoding 50S ribosomal protein L35: MPKLKTHSGAAKRFHKTGTGKFKRGQSKMRHILTSKATKTKRKLGGSALISEADQHKVARMLPYA; the protein is encoded by the coding sequence ATGCCAAAGTTGAAGACACACAGCGGCGCAGCCAAGCGCTTTCATAAGACAGGCACCGGCAAGTTCAAGCGCGGCCAGTCCAAGATGCGCCACATCCTCACCTCGAAGGCCACCAAGACCAAGCGCAAGCTGGGTGGGTCGGCGCTTATCTCTGAGGCGGATCAGCACAAGGTTGCCCGGATGCTTCCTTACGCCTGA
- a CDS encoding sulfite exporter TauE/SafE family protein: MISSFSSHWHYIWLVLASLVAGVMNAMAGGGSFISFPAMLAMGVAPVQANATNTVALWPGQLTSVAALREDLRRDLLPSVCAASVLGGVSGAVVLLHTRQITFLHMVPWLLLVASLLFGISGSVSRWLRRRSETPHIQKAPAVIPLFFVLLPVCFYIGYFGAGAGFLIMTALALFGVEEMHALNSMKVLAACLSNFCAVVTFVFRGAVIWHYCLISMMLAAVGGYVGAQYARKINADVLRTIVVITGCLMAAYFFWKVG; this comes from the coding sequence ATGATCTCAAGTTTTAGTTCGCATTGGCATTACATCTGGCTCGTCTTGGCCTCTTTGGTTGCCGGGGTGATGAATGCGATGGCAGGGGGAGGGTCGTTTATTTCGTTTCCAGCCATGTTGGCGATGGGTGTGGCTCCCGTTCAAGCAAACGCTACGAATACGGTCGCTCTCTGGCCGGGTCAGTTGACTTCAGTGGCTGCTCTGCGCGAAGACCTCAGACGGGATCTTCTGCCTTCGGTCTGTGCCGCATCAGTCTTGGGCGGCGTGAGTGGTGCAGTGGTTCTTTTGCATACGCGGCAGATTACGTTTCTGCATATGGTGCCGTGGCTTTTATTAGTTGCTTCCCTGCTCTTCGGAATCAGTGGATCGGTGTCTCGATGGCTGCGGAGGCGATCGGAGACACCTCATATACAAAAAGCGCCGGCGGTGATCCCGTTGTTCTTCGTGCTACTTCCGGTCTGCTTTTATATCGGTTATTTTGGTGCTGGTGCAGGCTTTCTAATTATGACCGCACTTGCGTTGTTTGGCGTGGAGGAGATGCATGCGCTGAACTCAATGAAGGTGCTGGCGGCCTGCTTGTCCAACTTTTGCGCCGTGGTGACGTTTGTGTTCCGCGGAGCAGTGATCTGGCACTACTGCCTGATCTCAATGATGCTTGCTGCCGTTGGTGGCTATGTTGGAGCACAATATGCTCGAAAGATAAATGCGGATGTGTTGCGAACGATAGTCGTAATTACCGGGTGCCTGATGGCCGCTTACTTCTTCTGGAAAGTTGGCTGA
- the rplT gene encoding 50S ribosomal protein L20, which produces MPRVKRSTKRNDRRKKILKRASGYFLTKSKLYQAAQEAVERGLKFAYTGRKQKKRQFRALWIVRINAACRNNGMSYSTFINGLKLAGNQLDRKVLADIAANDAAGFAALTVQAKAALKTAADKHAANRATAAA; this is translated from the coding sequence ATGCCCCGTGTAAAACGGAGTACAAAACGGAATGATCGCCGCAAGAAGATCCTCAAGCGCGCGAGTGGTTACTTCCTCACCAAATCCAAGCTCTATCAGGCAGCTCAGGAAGCCGTCGAGCGCGGACTCAAGTTCGCCTACACCGGTCGTAAGCAGAAGAAGCGCCAGTTCCGCGCTCTCTGGATCGTCCGTATCAACGCAGCCTGCCGCAACAACGGCATGAGCTACTCCACCTTCATCAACGGCCTCAAGCTCGCCGGCAATCAGCTGGATCGCAAGGTCCTTGCCGATATCGCCGCGAACGACGCAGCTGGCTTTGCTGCTCTCACCGTCCAGGCAAAGGCAGCACTGAAGACTGCAGCAGACAAGCACGCCGCAAATCGGGCCACCGCTGCTGCGTAA